From the genome of Streptomyces sp. V1I1, one region includes:
- a CDS encoding bifunctional diguanylate cyclase/phosphodiesterase, producing MSGTSEGTGPAGVAADPRKTGLSITERNRFGRTTAELRDYRAAFNVAHLAMAVVDHEGLVVTANAALAALLGTEPETLREQFAADLVDLASDRRTWHAYREVLRGRRSRFRCARRLKHPDGRTLWAEVTVAPVPDSRNVLLSIADISDRRELHARLRHLQMHDPVTRLPNRTLFFERLSTALESSAYDHGSTGRIGLCYLDLDGFKAVNDTLGHRLGDRLLAAVASRLTECADSYGYTCSGGHLVARLGGDEFAILVEDSTSTEQLADLAKSVLAALQQPFDLAGQRLSVSASIGVVERTVSGTNATGLMQAADTTLYWAKADGKARWTLFDPERNAHRMTRQALSSTLRPAVERGEFTLEYQPLVGMADGVTRGVEALVRWNHPQFGTLAPNRFIGIAEEDGSIVQLGRWVLRTACLQARQWQKDHPDAPPLFVSVNVAVRQVWDSDLVADVAGILAETGLAPHLLQLELTESAVMGSAGRPLQALQALSDMGVQIAIDDFGTGYSNLAYLSRLPVSVLKLDGSFVRGFQDEAHPNPADETIVEAMVQLAHRLGLTVTAECVETAGQASRLRRIGCDTGQGWLYSRAVAPEQIAELIGVGALSV from the coding sequence GTGAGCGGAACCTCCGAAGGAACAGGGCCCGCGGGAGTCGCAGCCGACCCCAGAAAAACCGGGCTTTCGATCACAGAGCGTAACCGCTTCGGCCGGACCACCGCCGAACTGCGCGACTACCGGGCCGCGTTCAACGTTGCGCACCTCGCGATGGCGGTCGTCGACCACGAGGGCCTCGTGGTCACCGCCAACGCGGCCCTCGCCGCGCTGCTGGGCACCGAACCCGAGACCCTGCGGGAACAGTTCGCGGCGGACCTCGTCGACCTCGCATCGGACCGTCGCACCTGGCACGCGTACCGCGAAGTGCTGCGCGGCCGCCGGTCCCGGTTCCGCTGTGCGCGCCGCCTCAAGCACCCGGACGGGCGCACGCTGTGGGCGGAGGTGACCGTCGCGCCGGTGCCCGACAGCCGCAATGTGCTGCTCTCCATCGCGGACATCAGCGACCGGCGCGAGCTGCACGCCCGGCTGCGCCATCTCCAGATGCACGACCCGGTGACCCGGCTCCCCAACCGCACGCTGTTCTTCGAGCGATTGTCGACGGCGCTCGAGTCATCGGCGTACGACCACGGCTCGACCGGCCGGATCGGCCTCTGCTATCTCGACCTCGACGGCTTCAAGGCGGTCAACGACACGCTCGGGCACCGGCTCGGCGACCGGCTGCTGGCCGCGGTCGCCTCGCGGCTCACCGAGTGCGCGGACAGCTACGGATACACGTGCAGCGGCGGGCACCTGGTGGCGCGGCTCGGCGGCGACGAGTTCGCGATCCTGGTCGAGGACTCCACCAGTACGGAGCAGCTCGCCGATCTCGCCAAGTCCGTACTTGCCGCGCTGCAGCAGCCGTTCGACCTGGCCGGTCAGCGTCTTTCGGTCTCGGCGTCGATCGGGGTGGTGGAACGGACTGTGTCCGGGACGAATGCCACCGGGCTGATGCAGGCCGCGGACACGACGCTGTACTGGGCGAAGGCGGACGGCAAGGCCCGCTGGACGCTCTTCGACCCCGAGCGCAACGCGCACCGGATGACCCGTCAGGCGCTGTCCTCGACGCTCCGTCCGGCCGTGGAGCGCGGGGAGTTCACGCTGGAGTACCAGCCGCTGGTGGGGATGGCGGACGGGGTGACTCGGGGCGTGGAGGCGCTGGTGCGCTGGAACCACCCGCAGTTCGGCACGCTCGCGCCGAATCGGTTCATCGGCATCGCGGAGGAGGACGGCTCGATCGTCCAGCTCGGGCGGTGGGTGCTGCGTACGGCGTGCCTCCAGGCCCGCCAGTGGCAGAAGGACCACCCTGACGCGCCGCCGCTGTTCGTGAGCGTCAATGTCGCCGTACGCCAGGTCTGGGACTCCGACCTGGTGGCGGACGTGGCGGGGATCCTGGCGGAGACGGGACTCGCGCCGCATCTGCTGCAGCTGGAGCTGACGGAGTCGGCGGTGATGGGCTCGGCGGGCCGCCCGCTCCAGGCGTTGCAGGCGCTGAGCGACATGGGCGTGCAGATCGCGATCGACGACTTCGGGACGGGGTACTCGAACCTGGCGTATCTGAGCCGGCTGCCGGTATCCGTACTGAAGCTCGACGGATCGTTTGTCCGCGGCTTCCAGGACGAGGCGCATCCGAACCCGGCGGACGAGACGATCGTCGAGGCGATGGTGCAACTGGCGCACCGGCTGGGCCTGACGGTCACGGCGGAATGCGTGGAAACGGCGGGCCAGGCGTCGCGACTGCGGCGGATCGGCTGTGACACGGGCCAGGGCTGGCTCTACTCGCGGGCGGTGGCGCCGGAGCAGATCGCGGAACTGATCGGCGTCGGCGCGCTGTCGGTCTGA
- a CDS encoding response regulator transcription factor, whose amino-acid sequence MASVLVVEDDQFVRSALIRHLTEASHTVRSVGTALEALREVAHFRFDLVILDLGLPDLDGSEALKMLRGLTDVPVIIATARDDEAEIVRLLNDGADDYLIKPFSVEHLSARMAAVLRRSRAAGDAPPSGVIQVGGLSIDPLRRQAELDGAALDLTRREFDLLAFLAGRPGVVVPRKELLAEVWQLSYGDDQTIDVHLSWLRRKLGETAARPRYLHTLRGVGVKLEPPNGRMP is encoded by the coding sequence ATGGCAAGTGTGCTCGTGGTCGAGGACGACCAGTTCGTGCGCTCCGCCCTCATCCGGCACTTGACCGAGGCCTCCCACACCGTACGGAGCGTCGGCACAGCCCTCGAGGCGCTGCGCGAGGTGGCCCATTTCCGCTTCGACTTGGTCATCCTGGATCTCGGCCTGCCCGATCTGGACGGGTCCGAGGCGCTGAAGATGCTGCGCGGACTCACCGACGTACCAGTGATCATCGCGACCGCGCGGGACGACGAGGCGGAGATCGTCCGCCTGCTCAACGACGGCGCCGACGACTACCTCATCAAGCCCTTCTCGGTGGAGCACCTGTCCGCGCGGATGGCGGCCGTGCTGCGCCGCTCGCGCGCCGCCGGGGACGCCCCGCCCTCGGGCGTCATCCAGGTGGGCGGGCTCTCCATCGACCCGCTGCGCCGCCAGGCCGAGCTGGACGGGGCGGCACTCGACCTGACCCGCCGGGAGTTCGACCTGCTGGCGTTCCTGGCCGGGCGGCCCGGCGTCGTCGTACCGCGCAAGGAGCTGCTCGCCGAGGTCTGGCAGCTGAGTTACGGCGACGACCAGACCATCGACGTCCATCTGTCCTGGCTGCGACGGAAATTGGGCGAAACGGCGGCCCGGCCCCGCTATCTGCACACCCTCCGCGGCGTCGGCGTGAAGCTGGAGCCGCCGAACGGACGCATGCCATGA
- a CDS encoding AAA family ATPase, which produces MTRPEQGGGFEPSVEAARATDAILDDTLHGSHRGVVVDSPPGAGKSTLVVHAARELAAAGRPLMVIAQTNAQVDDLVVRLAEKEPTLAVGRLHSNEPDPYDKALDELGNVRKSAKAGDLAGLEIVISTAAKWAHVQGVEPWRHAIVDEAYQMRSDALLAVAGLFERALFVGDPGQLDPFSIVGADQWAGLSYDPSASAVSTLLAHNPELPQHRLPVSWRLPASAAPLVSDAFYPYTPFRSGTGPGDRRLAFGVASDGSGPDRVLDEAAESGWGLLELPARHTPRTDPEAVRAVALVVRRLLDRGGAATSERSAEPVPVTADRIAVGTAHRDQAAAVRAALAELGVADVTVDTANRLQGREFDVTVVLHPLSGRPDATAFHLETGRLCVLASRHRHACIVVCRAGVTDLLDEHPSTEPVQLGVTVKFPDGWEANHAVLAHLAEHRVSWQP; this is translated from the coding sequence GTGACCCGGCCCGAGCAGGGCGGCGGCTTCGAGCCGTCCGTCGAGGCCGCCCGGGCCACGGACGCGATCCTCGACGACACGCTGCACGGCTCCCACCGCGGTGTCGTCGTGGACTCGCCGCCCGGGGCCGGGAAGTCCACGCTCGTGGTGCACGCCGCGCGGGAACTGGCCGCCGCCGGGCGACCGTTGATGGTCATCGCGCAGACCAACGCCCAGGTCGACGACCTCGTCGTCCGGCTTGCCGAGAAGGAGCCCACGCTGGCGGTCGGGCGGCTGCACAGCAATGAGCCCGATCCGTACGACAAGGCCCTCGACGAGCTGGGCAACGTCCGCAAGTCCGCCAAGGCCGGTGACCTCGCCGGGCTGGAGATCGTCATTTCGACCGCCGCGAAATGGGCGCACGTCCAAGGCGTCGAGCCCTGGCGGCACGCCATCGTCGACGAGGCCTACCAGATGCGCTCCGACGCGCTGCTCGCCGTCGCCGGGCTCTTCGAGCGTGCCCTGTTCGTGGGCGACCCCGGTCAGCTGGACCCGTTCTCGATCGTCGGCGCGGACCAGTGGGCCGGGCTGTCGTACGACCCCTCCGCAAGCGCCGTCTCCACGCTGCTGGCCCACAATCCGGAGCTGCCGCAGCACCGGCTGCCCGTCTCCTGGCGGCTCCCGGCCTCCGCGGCGCCGCTCGTCTCCGACGCGTTCTACCCGTACACCCCCTTCCGCAGCGGTACCGGCCCCGGCGACCGGCGGCTCGCCTTCGGTGTGGCGTCGGACGGCTCGGGCCCCGACCGGGTGCTCGACGAGGCGGCCGAGTCGGGCTGGGGCCTGCTGGAGCTGCCCGCCCGCCACACGCCCCGTACGGACCCCGAGGCGGTACGGGCGGTGGCCCTGGTCGTCCGCCGGCTGCTGGACCGCGGGGGCGCGGCGACCAGCGAGCGGTCCGCGGAACCCGTCCCGGTCACCGCCGACCGGATCGCCGTCGGCACGGCCCACCGCGACCAGGCGGCTGCGGTGCGGGCGGCGCTCGCCGAGCTGGGCGTCGCGGACGTCACCGTGGACACGGCGAACCGCCTCCAGGGCCGTGAGTTCGACGTCACGGTCGTCCTCCACCCGCTCTCCGGCCGCCCTGACGCGACCGCGTTCCATCTGGAGACGGGCCGGCTGTGCGTGCTGGCCTCCCGCCACCGGCACGCGTGCATCGTGGTGTGCCGCGCGGGCGTCACCGACCTGCTGGACGAGCACCCGTCGACGGAGCCGGTCCAGCTGGGCGTCACGGTTAAGTTTCCGGACGGCTGGGAGGCCAACCATGCGGTCCTGGCGCACCTGGCGGAACACCGGGTGAGCTGGCAGCCATGA
- a CDS encoding histidine phosphatase family protein, with the protein MAPRILLARHGQTEWSLLGKHTGRTDIPLLEEGRRGAKLLGERLHRAPWSGLEGVEVRTSPLGRAAETCALAGFGDRATGWDALMEWDYGAYEGLAPADIHADRADWFIWRDGVPDGETLSELGARADEVVEWARSADRDVLVFAHGHILRVLGARWLGMDPSFAARIKLDPTSLSVLGWAYGAPAVDRWNDTGHLEG; encoded by the coding sequence ATGGCACCGCGCATCCTGCTCGCCCGGCACGGCCAGACGGAATGGTCGCTGCTCGGCAAGCACACCGGCAGGACGGACATCCCCCTGCTCGAAGAGGGCAGGCGCGGGGCGAAACTGCTGGGGGAGCGGCTGCACCGGGCGCCGTGGTCGGGCCTGGAGGGCGTCGAGGTCCGTACGAGCCCGCTGGGGCGGGCGGCGGAGACGTGTGCGCTGGCGGGGTTCGGGGACCGGGCGACCGGGTGGGACGCCCTGATGGAGTGGGACTACGGGGCGTACGAGGGCCTGGCCCCGGCGGACATCCACGCGGACCGCGCGGACTGGTTCATCTGGCGCGACGGCGTCCCGGACGGCGAGACCCTGTCGGAGCTCGGCGCGCGGGCGGACGAGGTGGTGGAGTGGGCGCGCTCGGCGGACCGCGACGTGCTGGTCTTCGCGCACGGCCACATCCTGCGGGTGCTGGGGGCGCGGTGGCTGGGCATGGACCCGTCGTTCGCGGCGCGGATCAAGCTGGACCCGACGAGTCTGTCGGTGCTCGGGTGGGCGTACGGTGCGCCGGCGGTGGATCGCTGGAACGACACGGGCCATCTGGAGGGGTGA
- a CDS encoding M6 family metalloprotease domain-containing protein, which yields MEGQQSSEGTPEGVEPVRLRSAAAALTSLVALAATSLVAGPAVAKTAGGPCALTRTAAHHSLGVDTWNTDYPRPARQLDAVMIFLSFPDSVPLNAPRELVADHFPATSTFFARASYGKFVLRPHSQRKWVAMPKASTAYGISRDWKPGQRAGYLRDAINAADPTVDFSRFDIVYLVADPDAPGVDSDATKVVNFDEPLHADGTDVDRVVTVFERHPPDRNVLAHETGHVFDLPDLYHRPTDGKGDWDTYVGDWDVMGSQFGLAPDLFGWHKWKLGWLDRRAVRCVTKAEWITLEPISAAPAPGGSLGTRLAVVRTGADTALAIEVRGSTGNDESTCREGVLLYRVQAETASGGGPAEVVDTHPHSSACWDTSVYPPLADAPLGVGETFTMPGAPGGRARVEVADRTRSGAWTVKVTTT from the coding sequence GTGGAGGGTCAGCAGTCGTCCGAGGGAACACCCGAGGGAGTGGAACCCGTGCGCCTGCGGAGCGCCGCTGCTGCCCTCACTTCCCTCGTGGCGCTCGCCGCCACTTCGCTCGTGGCCGGCCCCGCGGTGGCCAAGACGGCGGGTGGGCCCTGCGCGCTGACCCGGACGGCCGCGCATCACTCCCTGGGCGTGGACACGTGGAACACCGACTATCCGCGCCCGGCCCGGCAGCTGGACGCGGTGATGATCTTCCTGTCGTTCCCGGACTCCGTGCCGCTGAACGCGCCGCGCGAGCTTGTGGCCGACCACTTCCCGGCCACCAGCACCTTCTTCGCGCGTGCCTCGTACGGGAAGTTCGTGCTGCGCCCGCACTCGCAGCGCAAGTGGGTGGCGATGCCGAAGGCCTCGACGGCGTACGGGATAAGCCGTGACTGGAAGCCAGGGCAGCGCGCCGGATATCTGCGCGACGCGATCAACGCGGCCGACCCGACGGTCGACTTCTCCCGCTTCGACATCGTCTATCTGGTCGCCGACCCGGACGCGCCCGGCGTCGACTCCGACGCGACGAAGGTCGTGAACTTCGACGAGCCCCTGCACGCCGACGGCACTGACGTCGACCGGGTCGTCACCGTCTTCGAGCGCCACCCTCCGGACCGCAATGTGCTGGCCCACGAGACCGGGCATGTCTTCGACCTGCCTGACCTCTACCACCGGCCGACGGACGGCAAGGGCGACTGGGACACGTACGTCGGGGACTGGGATGTGATGGGCAGCCAGTTCGGCCTTGCCCCGGATCTCTTCGGCTGGCACAAGTGGAAGCTGGGCTGGCTGGACAGGCGGGCCGTGCGGTGCGTGACGAAGGCCGAGTGGATCACGCTGGAGCCGATCTCGGCCGCGCCTGCCCCGGGCGGGAGCCTCGGCACGCGGCTCGCGGTCGTCCGGACCGGCGCGGACACGGCGCTCGCGATCGAGGTGCGCGGCTCGACGGGGAACGACGAGTCGACCTGCAGGGAGGGGGTGCTGCTCTACCGCGTGCAGGCCGAGACGGCTTCGGGTGGCGGCCCGGCGGAAGTCGTCGACACCCACCCGCACAGCTCGGCGTGCTGGGACACCTCGGTGTACCCGCCGCTGGCGGACGCGCCGCTGGGGGTCGGCGAGACGTTCACGATGCCGGGGGCGCCGGGGGGGCGGGCGAGGGTGGAGGTGGCGGACCGTACGCGGTCGGGCGCGTGGACGGTCAAGGTCACGACGACGTAG
- a CDS encoding bifunctional DNA primase/polymerase — translation MSAWLQDDSLPAPGSGDDERRTHTLALLRDEGRHQVAQVTSPGASWLVSAVGHPRSMLALWETHPYAPAVLPCGSVFDVVNVPTIFGRRMLDRLWEEGPGSGPVAMHRGRMLLFAAPGTAHRLPSLLGWEECGDSVPPMLCHGTGDAVTVPPLAKGHAATGGPRWLVAPDTRHPWLPGPEVVLWACVRAVRAASAPSVRISIFPGADQDAKVYDVSRRR, via the coding sequence ATGAGTGCATGGCTGCAAGACGACTCTCTGCCGGCCCCCGGCTCCGGTGACGACGAGCGCCGGACCCACACCTTGGCCCTCCTGCGGGACGAGGGCAGGCACCAGGTCGCCCAGGTCACGTCGCCCGGCGCGAGCTGGCTCGTCTCGGCCGTCGGTCATCCGCGCTCGATGCTGGCCCTCTGGGAGACCCACCCGTACGCCCCCGCCGTACTCCCCTGCGGCTCCGTCTTCGACGTTGTGAACGTGCCCACGATCTTCGGCCGCCGCATGCTCGACCGCCTCTGGGAGGAGGGGCCGGGGTCCGGCCCGGTCGCCATGCACCGCGGCCGGATGCTGCTCTTCGCCGCCCCCGGCACCGCGCACCGGCTGCCGTCCCTGCTCGGCTGGGAGGAGTGCGGCGACTCCGTACCGCCGATGCTCTGCCACGGCACCGGCGACGCGGTCACCGTTCCGCCGCTGGCCAAGGGCCACGCGGCGACGGGCGGCCCGCGCTGGCTGGTGGCCCCCGACACCCGGCACCCGTGGCTGCCGGGGCCCGAGGTGGTGCTCTGGGCATGTGTGCGGGCGGTCCGCGCGGCCTCGGCCCCCAGCGTCCGTATATCGATTTTTCCTGGCGCCGATCAGGATGCTAAGGTCTACGACGTCAGCAGGCGCCGCTAG
- a CDS encoding spermidine synthase: protein MAKSKRRSRTGGAGSPEPVVEQVDGGLAELIPDRERPRGWTLLLDGAPQSHVDLDDPVHLSFEYQRRLGHVADLVAPPGRPLQVVHLGGGAFTLARYIAATRPRSTQQIVELDASLVQLVRKQLPLDPGARIRVRSADARAGLGKFPDDWADLVIADVFSGARTPAHLTSTEFLAEVCRVLKRGGHYAANLADGPPLAHLRAQVATAAAVFPELALAADPTVLRGRRFGNAVLLASDVPLPVAELTRRVASDPHPGRVEHGRALTDFTGGAAAVTDASAKPSPVPPPATFR, encoded by the coding sequence GTGGCAAAGAGCAAGCGGCGCAGCCGTACGGGCGGGGCAGGCAGCCCCGAACCCGTCGTCGAGCAGGTCGACGGCGGGCTCGCCGAGCTGATACCCGACCGCGAGCGGCCGCGCGGCTGGACGCTGCTCCTCGACGGCGCCCCGCAGTCCCATGTCGACCTCGACGACCCGGTCCATCTCTCCTTCGAGTACCAGCGCCGCCTCGGCCATGTCGCCGATCTCGTCGCCCCGCCCGGCCGCCCCCTCCAGGTCGTGCATCTCGGTGGCGGGGCCTTCACTCTCGCCCGCTACATCGCGGCGACCCGCCCCCGTTCCACCCAGCAGATCGTCGAGTTGGACGCCTCGCTGGTCCAACTGGTCCGCAAGCAGCTCCCGTTGGATCCCGGCGCACGAATACGAGTCCGGTCGGCCGACGCCCGCGCCGGGCTCGGCAAGTTCCCGGACGACTGGGCGGACCTGGTGATCGCCGACGTGTTCAGCGGAGCCCGCACCCCCGCGCATCTGACCAGTACGGAATTCCTCGCCGAGGTATGCAGGGTCCTGAAGCGGGGCGGGCACTACGCCGCCAACCTCGCAGACGGGCCGCCGCTCGCCCATCTGCGCGCCCAGGTCGCCACCGCCGCCGCCGTCTTCCCCGAGCTCGCGCTCGCCGCCGACCCGACGGTCCTGCGCGGCCGCCGCTTCGGCAATGCGGTGCTGCTCGCGTCCGACGTTCCGCTGCCCGTCGCCGAGCTGACCCGCCGCGTCGCGAGCGACCCGCACCCCGGTCGGGTCGAACACGGCAGGGCGCTCACCGACTTCACGGGCGGCGCGGCCGCGGTCACCGACGCGAGCGCGAAGCCCTCACCCGTACCGCCGCCGGCGACGTTCCGTTAG
- a CDS encoding tetratricopeptide repeat protein, with amino-acid sequence MASSSQASRAVPNRAVPNLAFRRLRGQRSPGEFAASVRKAAREIGEQVSCDARYIGRVEAGEIRCPNYAYERVFVHMFPGLTLADLGFAAREQVRGGGRGRPPEPCGPLGPLDLCDGNSDSDIDEESDVLRRAFMTSGSATVAAASLGLGPGPGLVPAQRRLGEAEVNAVEDAVRRIRLLDDRHGADGLYKRAAQPLRAAYALLDAGTATRPSTADRLHAGAGELAISVGWLAHDSGRFDDARSHYAEALATARVAGDPALEAHAFCNTSFLARDAGRHREAVRSAQAGQRAAGHLASPRLLSLLSLREAGGWAGLGDRTGCEKSLGRAYAYFDRGPADADPEWMSFFGEPELEALQAQCWSALGDWPRAARHARRAATLQDNRFTRNLALYRAELAADLARAGAPDEAAEAGHQVLDLLAGVQSSRIQSMLSDTARVLLPQRRTGGVGSFLERHGESLRRA; translated from the coding sequence ATGGCGTCATCGTCACAGGCATCACGGGCAGTTCCCAACCGGGCGGTTCCCAACCTCGCCTTCCGCCGGCTGCGGGGGCAGCGCTCGCCGGGGGAGTTCGCGGCGAGCGTACGCAAGGCGGCTCGAGAGATCGGCGAGCAGGTCTCGTGCGACGCCCGCTACATCGGGCGCGTCGAGGCAGGTGAGATCCGCTGTCCGAACTATGCGTACGAGCGGGTGTTCGTGCACATGTTCCCCGGTCTGACGCTGGCGGACCTGGGGTTCGCGGCGCGGGAACAGGTGCGGGGCGGCGGCCGGGGGCGGCCGCCCGAACCCTGCGGCCCCCTCGGCCCTCTCGACCTTTGTGACGGCAACAGTGACAGCGACATCGACGAGGAGAGCGACGTGCTGCGTCGCGCATTCATGACGAGCGGCTCCGCCACCGTGGCGGCCGCGTCCCTCGGGCTCGGTCCCGGTCCCGGCCTCGTGCCCGCACAGCGACGACTCGGCGAGGCGGAGGTGAACGCCGTCGAGGACGCGGTACGGCGGATCCGGCTGCTCGACGACCGGCACGGCGCGGACGGGCTCTACAAGCGGGCCGCGCAGCCGCTGCGGGCGGCGTACGCACTGCTCGACGCGGGCACGGCCACGCGCCCCTCGACGGCGGACCGGCTGCACGCGGGGGCGGGCGAACTCGCCATCTCGGTGGGCTGGCTGGCGCACGACTCGGGCCGGTTCGACGATGCGCGCTCGCACTACGCGGAGGCGCTGGCGACGGCTCGGGTGGCAGGCGATCCGGCGCTGGAGGCGCACGCGTTCTGCAACACCTCCTTCCTGGCGCGGGACGCGGGCCGCCACCGGGAGGCGGTCCGCTCGGCCCAGGCAGGCCAGCGGGCGGCGGGGCACCTGGCCTCGCCGCGGCTGCTGTCCCTGCTATCGCTTCGGGAGGCGGGCGGCTGGGCGGGGCTCGGGGACCGTACGGGCTGCGAGAAGTCCCTGGGGCGGGCGTACGCGTACTTCGACCGGGGGCCGGCGGACGCGGATCCGGAGTGGATGTCCTTCTTCGGCGAACCGGAACTGGAAGCGCTGCAGGCGCAGTGCTGGTCGGCCCTCGGCGACTGGCCCCGGGCCGCCCGCCACGCCCGCCGGGCGGCGACCCTCCAGGACAACCGCTTCACCCGCAACCTGGCCCTGTACCGGGCGGAACTGGCGGCGGACCTGGCCCGCGCCGGAGCCCCGGACGAGGCGGCGGAGGCGGGCCATCAGGTGCTGGACCTGCTGGCGGGGGTCCAGTCGTCACGCATCCAGTCGATGCTGTCGGACACGGCGAGGGTGCTGCTGCCGCAGCGGAGGACGGGGGGTGTGGGTTCGTTCCTGGAGCGGCACGGGGAGTCGCTGCGAAGGGCGTGA
- a CDS encoding phosphatase PAP2 family protein, producing the protein MPYTAPRHRPRWWTELTLIAVVYAAYSAGRLLARGDVSTAVDHGMAILRAEKALLLNAEHPLNRLFSQTPALGIPADFAYASLHYLVTPAILVWLFRRRPARYHAARTWLMLSTLLGLVGFTLLPTCPPRLLDAGQGFVDTMAQYSSYGWWGSEASAPRGMGAMTNQYAAMPSLHVGWALWCGVMLWRHGRTPLMKVLGVAYPLLTTLVVMGTANHYFLDAVAGAAVMGVGALLTRPAMRLADRVRTRVLSAPSGSKSPIVSAGCETSAGERIPGQRTSSAGADDSTPAAAR; encoded by the coding sequence ATGCCGTACACCGCGCCCCGCCATCGGCCCCGCTGGTGGACCGAACTGACGCTGATCGCAGTGGTTTACGCCGCCTACTCGGCGGGCCGGCTGCTCGCCCGCGGCGATGTGTCGACCGCAGTCGACCACGGTATGGCGATACTCCGGGCCGAGAAGGCCCTCCTCCTCAACGCCGAGCACCCGCTCAACCGTCTCTTCAGCCAGACCCCCGCCCTCGGCATACCCGCCGACTTCGCGTACGCCTCGCTGCACTATCTGGTCACCCCGGCCATCCTCGTCTGGCTCTTCCGCCGCCGCCCCGCCCGCTACCACGCCGCCCGCACCTGGCTGATGCTCTCCACGCTGCTCGGCCTCGTCGGCTTCACCCTGCTGCCGACCTGCCCGCCGCGGCTGCTCGACGCCGGTCAGGGGTTCGTCGACACGATGGCGCAGTACAGCTCGTACGGCTGGTGGGGCAGCGAGGCGAGCGCGCCGCGCGGCATGGGCGCGATGACCAATCAGTACGCGGCGATGCCGAGTCTGCACGTCGGCTGGGCGCTGTGGTGCGGTGTGATGCTGTGGCGGCACGGGCGCACGCCGCTGATGAAGGTCCTCGGCGTCGCCTACCCGCTTCTCACCACGCTCGTGGTGATGGGCACGGCTAACCACTACTTCCTGGACGCGGTCGCCGGCGCCGCAGTGATGGGCGTCGGCGCGCTGCTGACGCGGCCCGCGATGCGCCTCGCCGACCGGGTGCGCACACGTGTCCTGTCCGCTCCTTCCGGCTCGAAGTCCCCGATTGTCAGTGCCGGATGCGAGACTTCCGCGGGTGAGCGAATCCCTGGACAGCGGACCTCCTCCGCAGGCGCCGACGACAGCACTCCGGCAGCGGCTCGCTGA